From one Desulfatirhabdium butyrativorans DSM 18734 genomic stretch:
- a CDS encoding enoyl-CoA hydratase-related protein translates to MTSLIERSNEYDGKIAVLTFNHPPANTWNLSALNAFEEAIDAVEKDAATRVLVLTGSGAKCFSAGFDVTDAANSPIISPKARNLWRRIDRLSIPTIAAINGHALGGGLELALCCHFRIAVRDPNVQLGLTELNLGIIPGWGGTQRLPRVVGRALSLEMILFSKRVSPEGALEIGLVNQLSDRDRLMEDALSFARELADRPPIAVRWVLDAMKAGLYEGLDAGLDVEAQGAAAVRDTLDREEGFRAFLEKRKPVFQGR, encoded by the coding sequence ATGACTTCCCTGATCGAACGCAGCAACGAATATGACGGCAAGATCGCCGTGCTGACCTTCAACCACCCACCGGCAAATACATGGAATCTGTCGGCTTTGAATGCCTTTGAGGAAGCGATCGACGCCGTCGAAAAGGATGCGGCCACCCGCGTGCTGGTGCTGACGGGTTCCGGCGCGAAATGTTTTTCGGCGGGTTTTGACGTGACGGATGCGGCCAACTCGCCGATCATCAGCCCGAAGGCCAGAAACCTGTGGCGCCGGATCGACCGGTTGTCCATTCCGACCATTGCGGCCATCAACGGCCATGCGCTGGGCGGAGGACTGGAGCTGGCCCTGTGCTGCCATTTCCGGATAGCCGTCCGGGATCCGAACGTTCAATTGGGGCTCACAGAACTCAACCTGGGCATCATCCCTGGATGGGGCGGCACCCAGCGGCTGCCGCGGGTTGTCGGCCGGGCCCTGTCACTGGAGATGATCCTCTTCAGCAAGCGGGTGTCTCCGGAAGGCGCTCTGGAGATCGGCCTGGTGAACCAGTTGAGTGACCGGGACCGGCTCATGGAGGATGCCTTATCCTTTGCAAGGGAACTTGCCGATCGTCCTCCCATTGCGGTTCGCTGGGTTCTCGATGCCATGAAGGCGGGCCTGTATGAAGGACTCGATGCCGGCTTGGACGTCGAGGCCCAGGGTGCCGCAGCCGTTCGAGATACGCTGGACCGCGAAGAAGGCTTCCGTGCCTTTCTCGAAAAGCGAAAACCGGTTTTTCAGGGTCGATGA
- a CDS encoding NADH:flavin oxidoreductase codes for MKHAFSPVTIGQLDLKNRFVRSATYDGMAERSGMVSEAQIALYRKLAEGEIGLIVTGIASVHPTGRISAFQNRIDGDDTLPGWRRLAQTVHGHGGKIAVQLFHGGRESWIYQKAKRSMAVAPSVVLNDPYCDAEYREIREAEILELVGAFAGAAARAREAGCDAVQLHAAHAYLFSQFLSPAANLRSDHWGGNFDARLRFLEEVYRAVRKSVGPDYPVLVKLGVADGFSGGLDFTEGREAAIRCARLGFDAIEVSQGLRGKRYAETEFRCGIRKREDEGYFRQWAREIHAAVSVPVIMVGGIRSPEFAEEVIERRETDLVAISRPLVQEPDLIARWQSGDLRPATCISCNRCFDAILKGDALHCAMEKETSVPAP; via the coding sequence ATGAAACACGCGTTCTCGCCCGTCACGATCGGGCAGCTTGATCTGAAAAACCGTTTCGTTCGCTCGGCCACCTATGACGGCATGGCCGAGCGAAGCGGCATGGTTTCGGAGGCCCAGATCGCGCTCTACCGGAAGCTGGCCGAAGGCGAAATTGGCCTCATCGTTACGGGAATCGCAAGCGTTCATCCAACGGGAAGGATTTCGGCATTCCAGAACCGCATCGATGGCGATGACACCTTGCCGGGGTGGCGGCGCCTGGCCCAAACCGTTCATGGGCACGGCGGCAAAATCGCCGTTCAACTCTTTCACGGCGGCCGGGAATCGTGGATCTATCAGAAGGCCAAGCGATCGATGGCCGTCGCGCCTTCGGTCGTTCTGAACGATCCCTATTGCGATGCCGAATACCGGGAGATACGGGAAGCGGAAATCCTGGAACTGGTCGGGGCCTTTGCCGGGGCTGCCGCAAGGGCCCGTGAGGCCGGATGCGATGCCGTGCAGTTGCATGCCGCCCATGCCTATCTCTTCAGCCAGTTTCTATCCCCTGCAGCCAATCTGCGGTCCGATCACTGGGGAGGGAATTTCGATGCCCGACTGCGCTTTCTCGAAGAAGTCTACCGGGCCGTCCGGAAAAGCGTTGGTCCGGATTATCCCGTTCTGGTCAAACTCGGGGTTGCGGATGGCTTTTCCGGAGGGCTGGATTTCACCGAAGGCAGGGAGGCTGCCATCCGGTGCGCCCGGTTGGGTTTTGACGCCATCGAGGTCAGTCAGGGACTGAGGGGGAAACGCTATGCGGAAACCGAATTTCGATGCGGCATCCGGAAGCGGGAAGACGAGGGATATTTCCGGCAATGGGCCCGGGAGATTCATGCTGCCGTATCGGTTCCGGTCATCATGGTCGGCGGCATTCGAAGTCCCGAGTTTGCAGAAGAAGTCATCGAACGCCGGGAAACGGACCTCGTTGCGATCAGCCGGCCCCTCGTTCAAGAGCCCGATCTCATCGCCCGCTGGCAATCGGGCGACCTGCGCCCGGCAACCTGCATTTCCTGCAACCGCTGTTTCGACGCCATCCTGAAAGGCGACGCGCTGCATTGCGCCATGGAAAAAGAGACTTCCGTTCCTGCTCCTTGA
- a CDS encoding TRAP transporter substrate-binding protein, which produces MKRNVWLWVVMAGLFMGIGSTAFAETKVRLQCVYPEKAYVGQNTIFFADRVKELTGGEVNIKVFWPDQLVKTNEAFDAMAKGMIDAYAGSMLYFAGFVPEVNCEWLPFGWANPKEAQELYEKHGWLDLMRQATLKHGVHYVAPVGVASMGLITKFPVQGVDDLKGKKIRAVGMEAKIIDVLGASPVAIAGAEQYMALKQGTVDGTNYPFYTINNYKFYEVANHIIRPALFSPGIVEILINQKLYASLSEKNRKAIDQAGWETFLRTVELNPKYDEEAYQVCKEKNVAIIDLSHEVVDQLRKKTLPLWEEIASKSDISAKLVASLKAYLKEKGIKIE; this is translated from the coding sequence ATGAAGCGGAACGTCTGGTTGTGGGTCGTGATGGCAGGTTTGTTCATGGGAATCGGTTCGACGGCATTCGCTGAAACCAAGGTCCGGCTGCAGTGCGTTTACCCGGAAAAGGCGTATGTCGGGCAAAACACCATCTTTTTCGCCGACAGGGTCAAGGAACTTACCGGGGGCGAGGTCAATATCAAGGTTTTCTGGCCGGATCAGCTTGTCAAAACCAATGAAGCCTTCGATGCCATGGCCAAGGGCATGATCGACGCATACGCAGGCAGCATGCTCTATTTCGCCGGATTCGTTCCGGAAGTGAACTGCGAATGGCTGCCCTTCGGCTGGGCCAATCCGAAAGAAGCGCAGGAGCTCTACGAAAAACATGGATGGCTCGACCTGATGCGGCAGGCCACCCTGAAACACGGGGTGCATTACGTGGCGCCGGTCGGCGTGGCCTCGATGGGGCTCATTACGAAGTTTCCGGTTCAGGGGGTGGATGACCTGAAAGGCAAGAAGATCCGGGCCGTCGGCATGGAAGCCAAGATCATCGACGTTCTGGGCGCGTCACCAGTGGCCATTGCAGGGGCGGAGCAGTACATGGCCCTGAAACAGGGAACGGTGGACGGCACCAATTATCCCTTCTACACGATCAACAACTACAAGTTCTACGAAGTGGCCAACCACATCATCCGTCCCGCCCTGTTCTCCCCAGGCATCGTCGAAATCCTGATCAACCAGAAGCTCTACGCATCCCTCAGTGAAAAGAACCGCAAGGCCATCGATCAGGCCGGGTGGGAAACCTTTCTGCGTACGGTGGAACTGAATCCCAAATACGATGAAGAGGCTTACCAGGTCTGCAAGGAAAAGAACGTGGCCATCATCGACCTGAGCCATGAAGTCGTCGATCAGCTTCGCAAGAAAACACTTCCGCTCTGGGAAGAGATTGCATCCAAGAGCGACATATCCGCGAAACTGGTGGCATCGCTCAAAGCCTATCTGAAGGAAAAAGGCATCAAGATTGAATAA
- a CDS encoding TRAP transporter large permease translates to MDTWLLMLIVFAALILLLSLGIPIAFTLCGIATIGILCTWGLNGLLLLFNDAYGESSNFLLSAIPLFIFMANMLKSSGMGDDLYEVVYRWMGRLRGGLAVGTVLICALFAAMAGVSSVATVSMGLIALPSMLKRGYQKELAVGSISAAGALGILIPPSIIMVLYGATAEVSVGKLFIGGVVPGLVMCALFVVYILIRSWLNPKLAPGVPEKFELSEKLVVLKGVLLPLGLIILVLGVIYFGICTPTEAAAVGAFGAMGCALAYGKLDMKTLRESLWSTMKTNAMIFWLIIGATAFTHFLAYSEIQGLIHQTVLSLDVSPWMILIAIQIIYFILGMFLDPAGILMLTTPIFVPIITKLGFDPLWFGILFVVNMEMAYITPPFGFNLFIMKAIVPPQIQMMDIYRSVMPFVVLQALCLILVMIFPQLATWLPELMVAR, encoded by the coding sequence ATGGATACATGGCTTCTGATGCTGATCGTTTTCGCAGCGCTGATCCTGCTGCTCAGCCTCGGCATACCCATCGCCTTCACCCTGTGCGGGATTGCCACAATCGGTATTTTGTGCACCTGGGGGCTCAACGGGTTGCTGCTGCTCTTCAACGATGCGTACGGGGAATCGTCGAATTTTCTGCTCTCGGCCATTCCCCTGTTCATTTTCATGGCCAACATGCTGAAATCGAGCGGGATGGGCGATGACCTCTACGAGGTCGTCTATCGCTGGATGGGGCGTCTTCGGGGAGGACTTGCCGTCGGCACGGTGCTGATCTGCGCGCTGTTTGCGGCCATGGCGGGGGTGAGCTCCGTCGCGACGGTGAGCATGGGATTGATCGCCCTTCCCTCGATGTTGAAAAGGGGTTACCAGAAGGAACTGGCCGTCGGCAGCATTTCGGCGGCCGGTGCATTGGGCATCCTGATTCCGCCTTCCATCATCATGGTCCTGTATGGTGCGACGGCCGAGGTGTCCGTCGGCAAGCTGTTCATCGGAGGGGTTGTTCCGGGCCTTGTCATGTGCGCCCTTTTCGTGGTGTATATCCTGATCCGCTCCTGGCTCAACCCGAAGCTGGCTCCCGGGGTACCTGAAAAATTCGAGCTTTCGGAAAAGCTGGTTGTACTGAAGGGGGTTCTGCTGCCGTTGGGGTTGATCATTCTCGTGCTGGGGGTCATTTATTTCGGGATCTGTACACCGACCGAGGCGGCTGCCGTCGGGGCCTTCGGCGCCATGGGATGCGCACTGGCCTACGGTAAGCTGGACATGAAAACGCTTCGGGAGTCCCTCTGGAGTACGATGAAGACCAACGCCATGATCTTCTGGCTGATCATCGGAGCGACGGCCTTCACCCATTTCCTGGCCTACTCCGAAATTCAGGGTCTCATTCACCAGACGGTGCTATCCCTCGATGTTTCGCCCTGGATGATCCTGATCGCGATCCAGATCATCTATTTCATCCTCGGCATGTTTCTGGATCCGGCCGGCATCCTGATGCTCACCACCCCGATCTTCGTCCCCATCATCACCAAGCTCGGGTTCGATCCCCTGTGGTTTGGCATTCTGTTCGTCGTCAACATGGAAATGGCCTACATCACCCCGCCCTTCGGGTTCAACCTGTTCATCATGAAGGCCATCGTTCCACCGCAAATTCAGATGATGGATATCTATCGCTCGGTGATGCCTTTTGTGGTGCTTCAGGCGCTGTGCCTGATCCTCGTCATGATCTTTCCGCAACTGGCCACGTGGTTGCCGGAGCTGATGGTGGCGCGATAA
- a CDS encoding MFS transporter: MKTRLFYGWVVVAGLFGVALLGPMGRYILTSLFPFILKDPGWSRDTVGLAFTIHFWAYAGFAFATGKLLDRIGGRWIIAAGGGLMLVGLAGLSRVNRIWEFNLLFGAVLAAAVSMTHFVPNTAIVRKWFIRQAGLATGIVTAGTVVGLAVLPPVVSRMSAVYGWRTACLVCGLAIGGSILAIAFGLIRSTPESMGLLPDGEAPCDESAKTATANADSHRIESEPQADLPVELTPAQAYRTSRFWYFFLVYAITGIPLQGILSHIIVWAVEEGVSVAHSGWVMAALTLPSLPIRVLAGRLGDRFGKRRVLLLTNGATAIMWFIGYFVIHGNVSFFVFVTLLGFVYSAPFSLYTPFLGDLFGRVAVGTLMGAITLGHGVIGGVGPYLWGWIADRTGSYGLNCIVSGVCYALVTCLLGKIREHRVEAS, from the coding sequence ATGAAAACCCGACTCTTCTACGGATGGGTCGTGGTGGCAGGCCTCTTCGGTGTCGCCCTGCTCGGGCCGATGGGCCGCTACATCCTGACCTCCCTCTTTCCCTTCATCCTGAAAGACCCCGGATGGTCCAGGGACACCGTGGGACTGGCCTTTACGATCCATTTCTGGGCCTATGCCGGGTTTGCCTTCGCTACCGGGAAGCTTCTCGATCGGATCGGCGGCAGATGGATCATTGCGGCTGGCGGTGGCCTGATGCTGGTTGGGCTGGCCGGCCTGTCCCGGGTAAACCGGATCTGGGAATTCAATCTGCTCTTCGGCGCCGTTCTGGCGGCTGCCGTATCGATGACCCATTTCGTTCCCAATACGGCCATCGTCCGAAAATGGTTCATCCGGCAGGCCGGGCTTGCCACCGGAATCGTCACGGCTGGAACGGTCGTCGGGCTTGCCGTTCTGCCGCCCGTTGTCAGCCGCATGAGCGCCGTTTACGGCTGGCGGACGGCATGCCTTGTCTGCGGGCTTGCGATCGGCGGATCGATTCTCGCCATTGCCTTCGGGCTCATACGCAGCACACCCGAATCGATGGGCCTGCTGCCGGATGGGGAAGCGCCTTGCGATGAATCCGCCAAAACCGCAACCGCAAATGCCGACAGCCACAGGATTGAATCCGAACCACAAGCCGATCTTCCTGTTGAACTGACGCCCGCGCAGGCCTATCGCACCAGCCGCTTCTGGTATTTCTTCCTGGTCTATGCCATTACGGGCATTCCGCTTCAAGGGATACTCAGCCACATCATCGTCTGGGCCGTTGAAGAGGGCGTATCCGTCGCGCACTCCGGCTGGGTGATGGCTGCCCTGACACTGCCTTCGCTTCCGATCCGGGTTTTGGCGGGCCGTCTGGGGGATCGTTTCGGAAAGCGGCGGGTATTGCTGCTGACAAACGGCGCCACAGCCATCATGTGGTTCATCGGATACTTTGTCATTCACGGAAATGTTTCTTTCTTTGTCTTCGTTACCCTGCTTGGCTTTGTCTACAGCGCACCTTTTTCGCTGTATACGCCGTTTCTCGGGGATCTCTTCGGCCGGGTTGCGGTCGGCACCCTGATGGGGGCCATCACGCTGGGACATGGGGTCATCGGAGGCGTAGGACCCTATCTCTGGGGATGGATTGCGGACCGTACCGGCTCCTACGGCCTGAACTGCATCGTTTCCGGCGTCTGCTACGCGCTGGTGACCTGTCTGCTCGGGAAGATCCGGGAGCATCGAGTGGAGGCGTCATGA
- a CDS encoding TRAP transporter small permease subunit, which produces MKRFWQAIDKLNRWIGRACAWLILPLTLIILYEVVSRYIFNAPTRWSNEISQYVLVAIVMLGGAYCLADNEHVSVDIFYRNFTQKTRDIVDMLTCLVVLCFVCAMVWKGADASYDALVQMKRSQTILELPLFPSMVMVPIGATLLGLQSLVRAIQAFERLRSKSRPAGKGA; this is translated from the coding sequence ATGAAACGGTTCTGGCAAGCGATCGACAAGCTCAACCGGTGGATCGGCAGGGCATGTGCCTGGCTGATCCTGCCGCTTACCCTGATCATCCTGTATGAAGTGGTCAGCCGCTATATCTTCAACGCACCGACCCGCTGGTCGAACGAGATCAGCCAGTATGTTCTCGTAGCCATCGTCATGCTGGGCGGGGCCTACTGCCTGGCGGACAACGAGCATGTGAGCGTGGATATCTTCTATCGGAATTTCACCCAGAAGACGCGGGACATCGTTGACATGCTCACCTGTCTCGTGGTGCTGTGTTTCGTTTGCGCCATGGTATGGAAAGGCGCGGACGCCAGCTACGATGCATTGGTCCAGATGAAGCGCTCCCAGACCATTCTCGAGTTGCCCCTGTTTCCCTCGATGGTGATGGTGCCCATCGGTGCGACGCTCCTGGGCCTGCAAAGTCTCGTTCGCGCGATTCAGGCCTTCGAGCGGTTGCGATCGAAAAGCCGGCCGGCGGGAAAGGGGGCCTGA